A part of Gramella sp. MAR_2010_147 genomic DNA contains:
- a CDS encoding helix-turn-helix domain-containing protein → MIVYSNLDIGGINKLLEKMKHFKTLSSYLDYLGLPRPEHPMLSVFNSKGDGYLPCPRESSPPITNDCYSISFKKYVDGNLNYGRTKYDFTNGALIFIAPGQVLQWDDSVVFERKGFSINFHEDFLKGTELAQQIKKYSFFSYSVNEALHLSPKEEKQVESIVENIDIEYQNNQDEFSKEIIISQLDTLLKYANRFYERQFLNRKELSNDLLEKFKTHVSKFFESRQLQEKGIPSIEQIAGKMMVSQRYLSDTLKKETGKTTTEHLHLYIIEEAKHILLQPDKSISEVAYELGFEYPPYFSRLFKKKEGISPTEYREKYNLN, encoded by the coding sequence ATGATAGTATACAGCAATTTAGACATTGGTGGAATTAATAAATTATTAGAGAAAATGAAGCATTTTAAAACCTTATCCTCGTATCTGGATTATTTAGGATTGCCACGCCCGGAGCATCCAATGCTGAGTGTATTCAACTCTAAAGGTGATGGCTACTTACCCTGTCCGCGAGAAAGCTCACCACCAATAACCAACGATTGCTATTCTATTAGTTTTAAGAAATATGTAGATGGTAATTTAAATTATGGTCGAACTAAATATGATTTCACGAATGGCGCATTAATTTTCATCGCACCAGGGCAAGTCTTACAATGGGATGATAGTGTGGTTTTTGAGCGAAAAGGATTTTCAATAAACTTCCACGAAGACTTTTTGAAAGGAACAGAGTTAGCTCAGCAAATAAAAAAATATAGTTTTTTTTCGTATTCGGTTAATGAGGCGTTGCACCTTTCTCCCAAAGAGGAAAAGCAGGTAGAATCGATTGTAGAAAATATCGACATCGAATACCAAAATAACCAGGATGAATTTAGCAAGGAAATCATAATTTCTCAATTAGACACGTTGCTTAAATATGCCAACCGTTTCTATGAAAGACAGTTTTTGAACAGAAAAGAACTATCAAACGATTTGTTAGAAAAGTTCAAAACACATGTATCCAAATTCTTCGAATCAAGGCAACTCCAGGAAAAGGGCATTCCCAGTATAGAGCAAATCGCAGGTAAGATGATGGTTTCACAACGATACTTAAGTGATACACTGAAAAAAGAAACGGGTAAGACTACCACCGAGCATTTACACTTATATATCATCGAAGAAGCCAAGCATATATTATTGCAACCAGATAAAAGTATTTCAGAAGTTGCTTATGAATTAGGCTTTGAATATCCACCTTATTTTTCGAGGTTGTTCAAGAAAAAAGAGGGAATCAGCCCCACCGAATACAGAGAAAAATATAATCTAAATTAA
- a CDS encoding alpha/beta hydrolase-fold protein: MILKINLFLFIAFTSTIIAQNSLPQVSKGKIERIENFQSKYVTARNVDVWLPEKYNPDTKYAVLYMHDGQMLYDAENSWNKQAWNVEEAASKLLESDSIMQFIIVGIWNGGSTRHADYFPQKPFESLSKVEKDTVSNQLKNSHVNIDNGFKPESDNYLRFIVEELKPHIDQNFSVHSDMQHTFIAGSSMGGLISMYTICEYPNIFGGAACLSTHWTGTFTPNNNPVPQSFLRYLEQNLPNPQNHKIYFDTGDQTLDSLYPAIQRRVDNILIKNGFDSGNWKTEYFPGEDHSENAWSKRIHLPLEFLLKK, from the coding sequence ATGATTTTAAAAATTAATCTATTTCTATTTATAGCTTTCACTTCAACCATAATTGCACAAAATTCTTTGCCTCAGGTTAGCAAAGGCAAAATTGAAAGAATTGAGAATTTTCAATCTAAATACGTCACAGCAAGAAATGTCGATGTTTGGTTGCCGGAAAAATACAACCCTGACACCAAATATGCTGTTCTATATATGCATGATGGACAAATGTTATATGATGCTGAAAATTCCTGGAACAAACAAGCCTGGAACGTTGAGGAAGCAGCTTCAAAATTACTTGAATCAGATTCTATAATGCAATTTATAATAGTTGGGATCTGGAATGGTGGAAGTACAAGACACGCCGACTACTTTCCGCAGAAACCTTTCGAATCTCTTTCTAAGGTGGAAAAAGATACCGTTTCAAATCAGTTGAAAAATTCACATGTTAATATTGATAATGGATTCAAACCCGAATCTGACAATTATTTAAGATTTATTGTTGAAGAATTAAAACCTCATATAGATCAAAACTTTTCAGTTCATTCCGATATGCAACATACTTTTATTGCTGGAAGTAGTATGGGAGGGCTGATATCTATGTATACCATATGTGAATATCCAAACATTTTCGGAGGAGCAGCCTGTCTATCTACACATTGGACTGGTACTTTTACACCAAATAACAACCCGGTTCCGCAATCATTTTTGAGGTATTTAGAGCAGAATTTGCCGAATCCCCAAAATCACAAAATTTATTTTGATACCGGAGATCAAACTCTGGATAGTTTATACCCAGCTATTCAAAGACGAGTAGATAACATTTTAATTAAAAATGGATTTGACTCTGGTAATTGGAAGACCGAATATTTTCCAGGAGAAGATCATAGTGAGAATGCCTGGTCAAAACGAATTCACCTGCCGTTGGAATTTTTACTGAAAAAATAA
- a CDS encoding MBL fold metallo-hydrolase, with protein sequence MRIIKKIMLGLLIIIITIGAGTFVFLNTERFGKHPSGERLIKLEQSSNYNNGSFKNLNETPMLTEGVGYSKVMYEFLFSSKPKEPSVKIPSIKTDLKRLDPDENVLIWMGHSSYFIQLDGKKILVDPVLSGNASPLFFTTKAYEGTDVYATEDIPEIDYLFLSHDHWDHMDYKTLKKLKPKIKNVITGLANGAHLEHWGFDPEIILEGDWYDKFSFENGFEVYITPARHFSGRGFTRAKTLWASFVLKTPNTTIYLGGDSGYDTHFSEIGNKFGPFDLAVLENGQYDEKWKYIHMLPGEQLKAAIDLKAKAVLPVHSGKFTLANHDWDEPLKKITEKKNQKNIRIITPMIGEQVNLNDSIQQFRHWWN encoded by the coding sequence ATGCGTATAATAAAAAAAATAATGCTCGGATTACTTATTATCATCATAACCATTGGAGCTGGAACATTTGTATTCTTAAACACAGAACGCTTTGGTAAGCACCCATCTGGTGAGCGTTTAATTAAATTAGAACAGTCATCTAATTACAACAATGGGAGTTTTAAAAACTTGAATGAAACTCCAATGCTTACTGAGGGTGTTGGTTATAGTAAAGTAATGTATGAATTCCTTTTCTCCTCAAAGCCTAAAGAACCTTCGGTAAAAATCCCTTCGATTAAGACTGATTTAAAAAGACTTGATCCAGATGAAAATGTGTTAATTTGGATGGGCCATTCTTCATACTTTATACAATTAGATGGCAAAAAAATATTGGTGGACCCTGTGTTGAGCGGTAACGCATCGCCTCTCTTTTTTACAACCAAAGCCTATGAGGGAACTGATGTTTATGCAACAGAAGATATTCCAGAAATAGATTATTTGTTTTTATCGCACGACCATTGGGATCATATGGACTATAAAACGCTGAAAAAATTAAAACCAAAAATTAAGAATGTAATCACGGGACTAGCCAATGGAGCTCACTTGGAACATTGGGGATTTGATCCAGAAATAATTTTAGAAGGAGATTGGTATGATAAATTTTCTTTTGAAAATGGATTTGAAGTATACATAACACCAGCCAGACATTTTTCTGGCAGAGGGTTTACACGTGCAAAAACACTTTGGGCTTCATTTGTGCTGAAAACACCAAACACTACTATATACCTTGGAGGAGACAGTGGATACGACACTCATTTCAGTGAAATTGGTAATAAATTCGGGCCTTTTGATTTGGCAGTATTAGAAAATGGACAATATGATGAGAAATGGAAATACATTCATATGTTACCGGGAGAACAATTAAAGGCGGCAATAGATTTAAAAGCCAAAGCTGTTCTACCTGTGCATTCGGGAAAATTCACATTAGCCAATCACGATTGGGATGAGCCATTAAAAAAAATAACAGAAAAAAAGAATCAGAAAAATATAAGAATAATAACACCAATGATTGGCGAACAGGTCAATTTAAATGATAGTATACAGCAATTTAGACATTGGTGGAATTAA